One genomic segment of Sphaerodactylus townsendi isolate TG3544 linkage group LG07, MPM_Stown_v2.3, whole genome shotgun sequence includes these proteins:
- the PHC1 gene encoding polyhomeotic-like protein 1 isoform X2 translates to METESEQNSNSASGNSGSGGSTRPQISQMTLYERQAVQALQALQRQPNAAQYFHQFMLQQQLNSAQLHSLAAVQQATIAASRQASSPNTSTPQQATTTQASMNSATTSAAQLISRSQSVSSPSATTLTQSVLLGNTTSPPLNQSQAQMYLRPQLGNLLQVNRTLGRNVPLTSQLILMPNGAVAAVQQEVPSAHSPGVHADTDQVQNLAVRSQQTSAANVQLQASAPKAALPGNSQASVQPQATHAGQTLTVTQTSSGGMGQSLNLSQGAMGSNGLSGGVVSSIANQAPTSLSQATPSGAGGSCQRKGTGVVQPLPVASAAQAVTVSQGSQTEAENAAAKKAESDGSGPQTVGMNLTRTATPAPSQTLISSATYTQIQPHSLIQQQQQIHLQKQVVIQQQIAIHHQQQFQHRQSQLLHTATHLQLAQQPPQAPSLAQSQAPPLQGQQPAQTLVVQPMLHSQPQPVQLQQQPPQQDSPCQMATKSPVAIQSKPPVVPLKVPQLGAAKMSASQQPPPHIPVQVVGSRQQGSAQAQALGLPQMNAAGQPSRGMPAVVQPVSQAHTTSLLSQGSSAAFSSSPPPPQEAPPSLNPGVNVAQVQGTTQVVKSVASSPGVAQASAAAYYVQPVQLPSKPQTLAVKRKAESEEERDEPSVLPALLPAKSSPAAESPKVMEEKSGLGGEGNREKSESAPSAASDASPCDPSSVAPSSMPSSTLGMVSRQLGDSKPPQAIVKPQILTHVIEGFVIQEGAEPFPVGCSQLLKDFEKPLQGGASSRQTESQPSNSPGGDSVTAEQDKKGNLLKCEFCGKYGPANQFRGSKRFCSVTCAKRYNVGCSHQLRLQRKKMKEIQEASYARRRRGPRRSSSEIARAKIQGKRHRGQEDSSRGSDNSSYDEALSPTSPGPLSVRAAHGERDLTGSSMIPPTTDLHGINPVFLSSNPSRWSVEEVYEFIASLQGCQEIAEEFRSQEIDGQALLLLKEEHLMSAMNIKLGPALKICAKINVLKET, encoded by the exons ATGGAGACAGAAAGTGAGCAGAACTCGAACTCGGCCAGCGGAAACTCAGGCTCTGGTGGAAGCACGCGCCCTCAAATATCCCAGATGACACTCTATGAACGGCAGGCAGTGCAG GCTCTTCAGGCCCTGCAGAGGCAGCCCAACGCAGCCCAGTATTTCCACCAGTTTATGCTCCAGCAGCAGCTCAACAGCGCACAGCTTCACAGCCTGGCTGCAGTTCAACAG GCCACCATAGCGGCCAGCCGACAGGCGAGCTCTCCAAACACGAGCACCCCTCAACAGGCGACCACCACGCAGGCCTCC ATGAATTCAGCTACAACATCCGCTGCCCAGCTGATCAGCCGTTCGCAAAGCGTCAGCTCCCCTAGTGCCACAACCCTCACCCAATCGGTGCTGCTGGGGAACACCACCTCGCCGCCTCTTAACCAGTCTCAAGCTCAGATGTACCTTCGG CCGCAGCTGGGGAACCTGTTGCAGGTGAACCGGACCTTGGGCCGCAATGTGCCTCTTACCTCTCAGCTCATCCTGATGCCGAATGGGGCTGTGGCTGCTGTTCAGCAGGAGGTGCCATCCGCTCATTCTCCCGGGGTCCACGCAGACACGGACCAG GTGCAAAACTTGGCCGTCCGGAGCCAGCAGACCTCCGCAGCCAACGTCCAGCTCCAAGCCTCTGCTCCAAAGGCAGCTTTGCCGGGGAATTCCCAGGCTTCGGTTCAACCCCAGGCGACGCACGCCGGCCAGACCTTGACAGTGACGCAGACGTCTTCTGGCGGCATGGGCCAGTCGCTCAATCTCAGCCAGGGAGCAATGGGAAGCAACGGCCTCTCCGGGGGCGTGGTGTCCTCCATCGCAAACCAAGCCCCTACCAGCCTGAGCCAAGCGACACCGTCCGGCGCAGGGGGCAGCTGCCAGAGGAAAGGGACTGGGGTTGTTCAGCCCTTGCCGGTAGCCTCTGCTGCCCAGGCGGTCACCGTGAGCCAGGGAAGTCAGACGGAGGCGGAAAACGCGGCAGCAAAGAAGGCCGAGTCTGATGGGAGTGGCCCACAGACCGTGGGCATGAACCTGACCAGGACAGCGACGCCAGCCCCCAGCCAGACCTTGATCAGTTCTG CCACCTACACCCAGATCCAGCCCCACTCGCtgatccagcagcagcagcagatccaCCTCCAGAAGCAAGTCGTGATCCAGCAGCAGATCGCcatccaccaccagcagcagttCCAGCACCGGCAGTCCCAGCTCCTCCACACGGCCACCCACCTCCAGCTGGCCCAGCAGCCCCCGCAGGCCCCGTCCCTGGCCCAGTCGCAGGCCCCGCCCCTCCAAGGCCAGCAGCCCGCCCAGACCCTCGTGGTCCAGCCCATGCTCCACTCGCAGCCtcagccagtgcagctgcagcagcagccgccgcagcAAGACAGCCCGTGCCAGATGGCGACCAAGTCGCCCGTCGCCATCCAGTCCAAGCCGCCCGTCGTCCCGCTCAAAGTCCCCCAGCTGGGCGCGGCCAAGATGTCAGCCTCCCAGCAGCCCCCGCCTCACATTCCCGTGCAGGTGGTGGGCAGTCGCCAGCAGGGCTCGGCCCAGGCCCAGGCCTTGGGCCTTCCCCAGATGAACGCCGCTGGGCAGCCTTCCCGGGGGATGCCCGCCGTGGTCCAGCCGGTGTCCCAGGCCCACACGACCTCCCTCCTGTCCCAGGGCTCATCGGCCGcgttttcttcctctcctccccctccccaagaagcCCCTCCCTCGCTCAACCCTGGGGTCAACGTGGCGCAAGTCCAAGGCACCACGCAGGTGGTGAAGAGCGTGGCTTCTTCTCCCGGCGTGGCTCAGGCATCAGCAGCGGCCTACTACGTGCAGCCTGTTCAGCTGCCT AGCAAGCCCCAGACTTTGGCAGTCAAGCGCAAGGCAGAATCCGAAGAGGAAAGAGACGAGCCCAGCGTGCTGCCCGCTCTTCTGCCTGCCAAGTCGTCTCCTGCGGCGGAGAGTCCCAAAGTCATGGAGGAGAAGAGCGGCCTGGGAGGTGAAGGGAACAGAG AGAAATCAGAGTCCGCCCCCAGCGCCGCCTCAGACGCATCCCCCTGTGACCCAAGCTCTGTCGCGCCTTCATCCATGCCTTCATCCACGCTGGGGATGGTGTCACGTCAGCTGGGAGACTCCAAGCCCCCACAAGCCATTGTCAAACCCCAGATTCTCACACACGTCATAGAGGGTTTCGTCATCCAGGAAGGGGCAGAACCATTTCCG GTGGGTTGTTCTCAGCTCCTGAAAGATTTCGAAAAGCCTCTTCAGGGAGGGGCTTCTTCTAGACAGACCGAGAGCCAGCCGAGCAACTCCCCAGGAGGCGATAGCGTGACAGCAG AGCAAGATAAGAAAGGAAACCTGCTGAAGTGTGAATTCTGCGGAAAATACGGCCCCGCCAATCAGTTCCGTGGTTCTAAGAGGTTCTGTTCTGTAACGTGTGCCAAAAG GTACAACGTGGGGTGCAGCCATCAGCTCCGTTTGCAaaggaagaagatgaaggagATCCAGGAAGCCAGCTATGCCCGTCGACGGCGTGGGCCCCGGCGCAGCAGCTCAGAAATCGCCCGGGCCAAGATCCAGGGCAAGCGCCATCGG GGCCAAGAAGACTCCAGCCGAGGGTCCGACAACTCCAGTTACGACGAAGCGCTGTCCCCCACCTCTCCCGGACCCCTCTCGGTCCGAGCGGCTCACGGAGAACGAGACCTGACCGGCTCGAGCATGATCCCGCCAACCACCGACCTTCACGGCATCAATCCGGTCTTCCTCTCCAGCAACCCCAGCCGCTGGAGCGTGGAGGAAGTGTACGAGTTCATTGCCTCCTTACAAG
- the PHC1 gene encoding polyhomeotic-like protein 1 isoform X4 translates to METESEQNSNSASGNSGSGGSTRPQISQMTLYERQAVQALQALQRQPNAAQYFHQFMLQQQLNSAQLHSLAAVQQATIAASRQASSPNTSTPQQATTTQASMNSATTSAAQLISRSQSVSSPSATTLTQSVLLGNTTSPPLNQSQAQMYLRPQLGNLLQVNRTLGRNVPLTSQLILMPNGAVAAVQQEVPSAHSPGVHADTDQVQNLAVRSQQTSAANVQLQASAPKAALPGNSQASVQPQATHAGQTLTVTQTSSGGMGQSLNLSQGAMGSNGLSGGVVSSIANQAPTSLSQATPSGAGGSCQRKGTGVVQPLPVASAAQAVTVSQGSQTEAENAAAKKAESDGSGPQTVGMNLTRTATPAPSQTLISSATYTQIQPHSLIQQQQQIHLQKQVVIQQQIAIHHQQQFQHRQSQLLHTATHLQLAQQPPQAPSLAQSQAPPLQGQQPAQTLVVQPMLHSQPQPVQLQQQPPQQDSPCQMATKSPVAIQSKPPVVPLKVPQLGAAKMSASQQPPPHIPVQVVGSRQQGSAQAQALGLPQMNAAGQPSRGMPAVVQPVSQAHTTSLLSQGSSAAFSSSPPPPQEAPPSLNPGVNVAQVQGTTQVVKSVASSPGVAQASAAAYYVQPVQLPSKPQTLAVKRKAESEEERDEPSVLPALLPAKSSPAAESPKVMEEKSGLGEKSESAPSAASDASPCDPSSVAPSSMPSSTLGMVSRQLGDSKPPQAIVKPQILTHVIEGFVIQEGAEPFPVGCSQLLKDFEKPLQGGASSRQTESQPSNSPGGDSVTAEQDKKGNLLKCEFCGKYGPANQFRGSKRFCSVTCAKRYNVGCSHQLRLQRKKMKEIQEASYARRRRGPRRSSSEIARAKIQGKRHRGQEDSSRGSDNSSYDEALSPTSPGPLSVRAAHGERDLTGSSMIPPTTDLHGINPVFLSSNPSRWSVEEVYEFIASLQGCQEIAEEFRSQEIDGQALLLLKEEHLMSAMNIKLGPALKICAKINVLKET, encoded by the exons ATGGAGACAGAAAGTGAGCAGAACTCGAACTCGGCCAGCGGAAACTCAGGCTCTGGTGGAAGCACGCGCCCTCAAATATCCCAGATGACACTCTATGAACGGCAGGCAGTGCAG GCTCTTCAGGCCCTGCAGAGGCAGCCCAACGCAGCCCAGTATTTCCACCAGTTTATGCTCCAGCAGCAGCTCAACAGCGCACAGCTTCACAGCCTGGCTGCAGTTCAACAG GCCACCATAGCGGCCAGCCGACAGGCGAGCTCTCCAAACACGAGCACCCCTCAACAGGCGACCACCACGCAGGCCTCC ATGAATTCAGCTACAACATCCGCTGCCCAGCTGATCAGCCGTTCGCAAAGCGTCAGCTCCCCTAGTGCCACAACCCTCACCCAATCGGTGCTGCTGGGGAACACCACCTCGCCGCCTCTTAACCAGTCTCAAGCTCAGATGTACCTTCGG CCGCAGCTGGGGAACCTGTTGCAGGTGAACCGGACCTTGGGCCGCAATGTGCCTCTTACCTCTCAGCTCATCCTGATGCCGAATGGGGCTGTGGCTGCTGTTCAGCAGGAGGTGCCATCCGCTCATTCTCCCGGGGTCCACGCAGACACGGACCAG GTGCAAAACTTGGCCGTCCGGAGCCAGCAGACCTCCGCAGCCAACGTCCAGCTCCAAGCCTCTGCTCCAAAGGCAGCTTTGCCGGGGAATTCCCAGGCTTCGGTTCAACCCCAGGCGACGCACGCCGGCCAGACCTTGACAGTGACGCAGACGTCTTCTGGCGGCATGGGCCAGTCGCTCAATCTCAGCCAGGGAGCAATGGGAAGCAACGGCCTCTCCGGGGGCGTGGTGTCCTCCATCGCAAACCAAGCCCCTACCAGCCTGAGCCAAGCGACACCGTCCGGCGCAGGGGGCAGCTGCCAGAGGAAAGGGACTGGGGTTGTTCAGCCCTTGCCGGTAGCCTCTGCTGCCCAGGCGGTCACCGTGAGCCAGGGAAGTCAGACGGAGGCGGAAAACGCGGCAGCAAAGAAGGCCGAGTCTGATGGGAGTGGCCCACAGACCGTGGGCATGAACCTGACCAGGACAGCGACGCCAGCCCCCAGCCAGACCTTGATCAGTTCTG CCACCTACACCCAGATCCAGCCCCACTCGCtgatccagcagcagcagcagatccaCCTCCAGAAGCAAGTCGTGATCCAGCAGCAGATCGCcatccaccaccagcagcagttCCAGCACCGGCAGTCCCAGCTCCTCCACACGGCCACCCACCTCCAGCTGGCCCAGCAGCCCCCGCAGGCCCCGTCCCTGGCCCAGTCGCAGGCCCCGCCCCTCCAAGGCCAGCAGCCCGCCCAGACCCTCGTGGTCCAGCCCATGCTCCACTCGCAGCCtcagccagtgcagctgcagcagcagccgccgcagcAAGACAGCCCGTGCCAGATGGCGACCAAGTCGCCCGTCGCCATCCAGTCCAAGCCGCCCGTCGTCCCGCTCAAAGTCCCCCAGCTGGGCGCGGCCAAGATGTCAGCCTCCCAGCAGCCCCCGCCTCACATTCCCGTGCAGGTGGTGGGCAGTCGCCAGCAGGGCTCGGCCCAGGCCCAGGCCTTGGGCCTTCCCCAGATGAACGCCGCTGGGCAGCCTTCCCGGGGGATGCCCGCCGTGGTCCAGCCGGTGTCCCAGGCCCACACGACCTCCCTCCTGTCCCAGGGCTCATCGGCCGcgttttcttcctctcctccccctccccaagaagcCCCTCCCTCGCTCAACCCTGGGGTCAACGTGGCGCAAGTCCAAGGCACCACGCAGGTGGTGAAGAGCGTGGCTTCTTCTCCCGGCGTGGCTCAGGCATCAGCAGCGGCCTACTACGTGCAGCCTGTTCAGCTGCCT AGCAAGCCCCAGACTTTGGCAGTCAAGCGCAAGGCAGAATCCGAAGAGGAAAGAGACGAGCCCAGCGTGCTGCCCGCTCTTCTGCCTGCCAAGTCGTCTCCTGCGGCGGAGAGTCCCAAAGTCATGGAGGAGAAGAGCGGCCTGGGAG AGAAATCAGAGTCCGCCCCCAGCGCCGCCTCAGACGCATCCCCCTGTGACCCAAGCTCTGTCGCGCCTTCATCCATGCCTTCATCCACGCTGGGGATGGTGTCACGTCAGCTGGGAGACTCCAAGCCCCCACAAGCCATTGTCAAACCCCAGATTCTCACACACGTCATAGAGGGTTTCGTCATCCAGGAAGGGGCAGAACCATTTCCG GTGGGTTGTTCTCAGCTCCTGAAAGATTTCGAAAAGCCTCTTCAGGGAGGGGCTTCTTCTAGACAGACCGAGAGCCAGCCGAGCAACTCCCCAGGAGGCGATAGCGTGACAGCAG AGCAAGATAAGAAAGGAAACCTGCTGAAGTGTGAATTCTGCGGAAAATACGGCCCCGCCAATCAGTTCCGTGGTTCTAAGAGGTTCTGTTCTGTAACGTGTGCCAAAAG GTACAACGTGGGGTGCAGCCATCAGCTCCGTTTGCAaaggaagaagatgaaggagATCCAGGAAGCCAGCTATGCCCGTCGACGGCGTGGGCCCCGGCGCAGCAGCTCAGAAATCGCCCGGGCCAAGATCCAGGGCAAGCGCCATCGG GGCCAAGAAGACTCCAGCCGAGGGTCCGACAACTCCAGTTACGACGAAGCGCTGTCCCCCACCTCTCCCGGACCCCTCTCGGTCCGAGCGGCTCACGGAGAACGAGACCTGACCGGCTCGAGCATGATCCCGCCAACCACCGACCTTCACGGCATCAATCCGGTCTTCCTCTCCAGCAACCCCAGCCGCTGGAGCGTGGAGGAAGTGTACGAGTTCATTGCCTCCTTACAAG
- the PHC1 gene encoding polyhomeotic-like protein 1 isoform X3, whose protein sequence is METESEQNSNSASGNSGSGGSTRPQISQMTLYERQAVQALQALQRQPNAAQYFHQFMLQQQLNSAQLHSLAAVQQATIAASRQASSPNTSTPQQATTTQASQMNSATTSAAQLISRSQSVSSPSATTLTQSVLLGNTTSPPLNQSQAQMYLRPQLGNLLQVNRTLGRNVPLTSQLILMPNGAVAAVQQEVPSAHSPGVHADTDQVQNLAVRSQQTSAANVQLQASAPKAALPGNSQASVQPQATHAGQTLTVTQTSSGGMGQSLNLSQGAMGSNGLSGGVVSSIANQAPTSLSQATPSGAGGSCQRKGTGVVQPLPVASAAQAVTVSQGSQTEAENAAAKKAESDGSGPQTVGMNLTRTATPAPSQTLISSATYTQIQPHSLIQQQQQIHLQKQVVIQQQIAIHHQQQFQHRQSQLLHTATHLQLAQQPPQAPSLAQSQAPPLQGQQPAQTLVVQPMLHSQPQPVQLQQQPPQQDSPCQMATKSPVAIQSKPPVVPLKVPQLGAAKMSASQQPPPHIPVQVVGSRQQGSAQAQALGLPQMNAAGQPSRGMPAVVQPVSQAHTTSLLSQGSSAAFSSSPPPPQEAPPSLNPGVNVAQVQGTTQVVKSVASSPGVAQASAAAYYVQPVQLPSKPQTLAVKRKAESEEERDEPSVLPALLPAKSSPAAESPKVMEEKSGLGEKSESAPSAASDASPCDPSSVAPSSMPSSTLGMVSRQLGDSKPPQAIVKPQILTHVIEGFVIQEGAEPFPVGCSQLLKDFEKPLQGGASSRQTESQPSNSPGGDSVTAEQDKKGNLLKCEFCGKYGPANQFRGSKRFCSVTCAKRYNVGCSHQLRLQRKKMKEIQEASYARRRRGPRRSSSEIARAKIQGKRHRGQEDSSRGSDNSSYDEALSPTSPGPLSVRAAHGERDLTGSSMIPPTTDLHGINPVFLSSNPSRWSVEEVYEFIASLQGCQEIAEEFRSQEIDGQALLLLKEEHLMSAMNIKLGPALKICAKINVLKET, encoded by the exons GCTCTTCAGGCCCTGCAGAGGCAGCCCAACGCAGCCCAGTATTTCCACCAGTTTATGCTCCAGCAGCAGCTCAACAGCGCACAGCTTCACAGCCTGGCTGCAGTTCAACAG GCCACCATAGCGGCCAGCCGACAGGCGAGCTCTCCAAACACGAGCACCCCTCAACAGGCGACCACCACGCAGGCCTCC CAGATGAATTCAGCTACAACATCCGCTGCCCAGCTGATCAGCCGTTCGCAAAGCGTCAGCTCCCCTAGTGCCACAACCCTCACCCAATCGGTGCTGCTGGGGAACACCACCTCGCCGCCTCTTAACCAGTCTCAAGCTCAGATGTACCTTCGG CCGCAGCTGGGGAACCTGTTGCAGGTGAACCGGACCTTGGGCCGCAATGTGCCTCTTACCTCTCAGCTCATCCTGATGCCGAATGGGGCTGTGGCTGCTGTTCAGCAGGAGGTGCCATCCGCTCATTCTCCCGGGGTCCACGCAGACACGGACCAG GTGCAAAACTTGGCCGTCCGGAGCCAGCAGACCTCCGCAGCCAACGTCCAGCTCCAAGCCTCTGCTCCAAAGGCAGCTTTGCCGGGGAATTCCCAGGCTTCGGTTCAACCCCAGGCGACGCACGCCGGCCAGACCTTGACAGTGACGCAGACGTCTTCTGGCGGCATGGGCCAGTCGCTCAATCTCAGCCAGGGAGCAATGGGAAGCAACGGCCTCTCCGGGGGCGTGGTGTCCTCCATCGCAAACCAAGCCCCTACCAGCCTGAGCCAAGCGACACCGTCCGGCGCAGGGGGCAGCTGCCAGAGGAAAGGGACTGGGGTTGTTCAGCCCTTGCCGGTAGCCTCTGCTGCCCAGGCGGTCACCGTGAGCCAGGGAAGTCAGACGGAGGCGGAAAACGCGGCAGCAAAGAAGGCCGAGTCTGATGGGAGTGGCCCACAGACCGTGGGCATGAACCTGACCAGGACAGCGACGCCAGCCCCCAGCCAGACCTTGATCAGTTCTG CCACCTACACCCAGATCCAGCCCCACTCGCtgatccagcagcagcagcagatccaCCTCCAGAAGCAAGTCGTGATCCAGCAGCAGATCGCcatccaccaccagcagcagttCCAGCACCGGCAGTCCCAGCTCCTCCACACGGCCACCCACCTCCAGCTGGCCCAGCAGCCCCCGCAGGCCCCGTCCCTGGCCCAGTCGCAGGCCCCGCCCCTCCAAGGCCAGCAGCCCGCCCAGACCCTCGTGGTCCAGCCCATGCTCCACTCGCAGCCtcagccagtgcagctgcagcagcagccgccgcagcAAGACAGCCCGTGCCAGATGGCGACCAAGTCGCCCGTCGCCATCCAGTCCAAGCCGCCCGTCGTCCCGCTCAAAGTCCCCCAGCTGGGCGCGGCCAAGATGTCAGCCTCCCAGCAGCCCCCGCCTCACATTCCCGTGCAGGTGGTGGGCAGTCGCCAGCAGGGCTCGGCCCAGGCCCAGGCCTTGGGCCTTCCCCAGATGAACGCCGCTGGGCAGCCTTCCCGGGGGATGCCCGCCGTGGTCCAGCCGGTGTCCCAGGCCCACACGACCTCCCTCCTGTCCCAGGGCTCATCGGCCGcgttttcttcctctcctccccctccccaagaagcCCCTCCCTCGCTCAACCCTGGGGTCAACGTGGCGCAAGTCCAAGGCACCACGCAGGTGGTGAAGAGCGTGGCTTCTTCTCCCGGCGTGGCTCAGGCATCAGCAGCGGCCTACTACGTGCAGCCTGTTCAGCTGCCT AGCAAGCCCCAGACTTTGGCAGTCAAGCGCAAGGCAGAATCCGAAGAGGAAAGAGACGAGCCCAGCGTGCTGCCCGCTCTTCTGCCTGCCAAGTCGTCTCCTGCGGCGGAGAGTCCCAAAGTCATGGAGGAGAAGAGCGGCCTGGGAG AGAAATCAGAGTCCGCCCCCAGCGCCGCCTCAGACGCATCCCCCTGTGACCCAAGCTCTGTCGCGCCTTCATCCATGCCTTCATCCACGCTGGGGATGGTGTCACGTCAGCTGGGAGACTCCAAGCCCCCACAAGCCATTGTCAAACCCCAGATTCTCACACACGTCATAGAGGGTTTCGTCATCCAGGAAGGGGCAGAACCATTTCCG GTGGGTTGTTCTCAGCTCCTGAAAGATTTCGAAAAGCCTCTTCAGGGAGGGGCTTCTTCTAGACAGACCGAGAGCCAGCCGAGCAACTCCCCAGGAGGCGATAGCGTGACAGCAG AGCAAGATAAGAAAGGAAACCTGCTGAAGTGTGAATTCTGCGGAAAATACGGCCCCGCCAATCAGTTCCGTGGTTCTAAGAGGTTCTGTTCTGTAACGTGTGCCAAAAG GTACAACGTGGGGTGCAGCCATCAGCTCCGTTTGCAaaggaagaagatgaaggagATCCAGGAAGCCAGCTATGCCCGTCGACGGCGTGGGCCCCGGCGCAGCAGCTCAGAAATCGCCCGGGCCAAGATCCAGGGCAAGCGCCATCGG GGCCAAGAAGACTCCAGCCGAGGGTCCGACAACTCCAGTTACGACGAAGCGCTGTCCCCCACCTCTCCCGGACCCCTCTCGGTCCGAGCGGCTCACGGAGAACGAGACCTGACCGGCTCGAGCATGATCCCGCCAACCACCGACCTTCACGGCATCAATCCGGTCTTCCTCTCCAGCAACCCCAGCCGCTGGAGCGTGGAGGAAGTGTACGAGTTCATTGCCTCCTTACAAG